Below is a genomic region from Paraburkholderia phenazinium.
GTCGGACCGTCGCGTGAAATGCAGCGTGTCGCCCCAGTCGAGCAACTGGAACACGGTCTGCAGCGAGTGATAGCCATCCGGCCGCCGGCCGGTGATGTGCAGGAAGAGATTGAGCTTCGCTGGCGCGAGGCAGTCGCGCAGCGAATCGTTTGTTTCGGTCATGAGTAAAGACGAATTGCAGCAGGCGAGTCGTACGGGTAGTGCGCTTCGCCAGGTCACTGGTCGAGTACCAGCTTGATTTCGAGTGGCGGTTCCTGGCGGCTCAGATTGACGCGCTTGAGGCCAGTGGCCGGTGCATCGGCATACGCGACGTAGTTGATGGTCCAGCCGTCCTGAACGATTTCCTTCAGATGTGCGGGATCCTGCGGATCCTGCTCGGTTCTGGCTCGCGAAGTGGGCGCGGCCGATGGCTGCAACCAGTAGCGCAGGCCTTCGACGGGCAACGCAAAGCCGAGCGCATTCTGCATCAGCGTGGACACGTTGTCGGCGGTGAGCGGCTGGCGATTCGGCAGTTCGAGCGAGGCAGAGGCTGGCGACGATGTGACAATCGCGAGTGTCTGACCGAGCGGGTTACGCAACTGGAGCGTGACCGTGTCGCCGGCTTCCTGCCAGTCGAAATTGCCGTAGGCGTTGCGTTGCGCACCGTTCTGATCGACGTACTGGACGGCGAAGCGGCCGTGATAGGCGCGGCTTGTTTGAGCCGTGACCGAGGTCGTGGCGTTAGACGTCGACGGTTGCCGCGGTGTCACCGAGGCGCACCCGGTCAATCCGGACACCGTGACGACAGCCGCCGCTGCGAACCCCAGCGCCGCGCGGCGGGGCGCCTGGAAATAATGGAACCAGCCAGCAAGCCAGTGCGCGGAGCGGATAGAGCGGTTCGAAATGAGCATCAGAGATCGTTCACCTGAAAACGTGCGAGCGTTTTGAGGAGCGTATCGTTGTCCGGTTCGAGCTTGCGGGCTTCACGCCAGGCGTCGCGCGCCTGATCCTGGGCGCCGGTCTTCCACAGTACTTCGCCAAGATGCGCGCCGATTTCTGCATTGGGCTGCAGATTGTAGGCCTTGCGCAGCAGCGTGAGCGCATCCGACGTATCGCCGAGGCGATACTTGACCCAGCCCACGCTGTCCATGATGAACGCATCGTTCGGCGCCAGCGACGCGGCCTTCTGGATCAGCTTGTCCGCTTCCTGCAGGCGCACGCCGCGGTCCGCCAGTGAATAGCCGAGGGCGTTGTAGGCCTGCGGATTGTCCGGCTGCGTGTCGATCAGCCTGCGCAACTGCGCTTCCATGATGTCGTAGTGGCCGTTCTTCTCGGCCGCCATCGCATAGTCGTAGGTCAGATCGGGGTCGTCGGGGAAGTCGGCGGTGGCTTGCGCCAGGCGCGCTTCCGCTTCCGGATAACGCTTCGAGTCGAACAGGATGGCGGCGTCGGTGCGGTCGATCAAGGCCTGATCGCGTGGGTCAGGCGCTCGCAGGCCCGCCAGCAGCTTGCGGGCGTCGTCCGGCTTGTTCTGCTTTTCGAGCAACTGGGCGCGCGTGATCTGCGCCGGAATGTACTGCTGGCTCGTCGGCGCAATCTTGTTCAACCAGTCGCCTGCCGCTGCGTCGTTCTTCTGCTCGAGCGAGATCTGCGCGAGATAGATGTAGGCCTGGCCCGGATCGGCACCCGTCGTCTTCTCCGCTTTCTGCGCGTACTGCTGCAGATAGGTCTGCGCGGTTGGATAGTCCTTTTTCTGGATCGCGATCAGCGCGAGCGCCATCATCGGCGTCAGATCGTTCGCGTTGTCCTTGTGCATCTCAACGAACTGCGCCTGCGCGTCGTCGAGACGGTCGCTGGCCAGATACATCTGGGCCAGCGCGAGCCGGGCATCATGCGATTTCGGATTTTGCTGGACGTACTTCTCGAGCGACGCGATGCCTTCCTTGCGCTCTTCCGGGCCCATCTGCGAGAGCGTGAGTGCCGCGGGCAGATAGTCGGGCTTCAAGGCGAGCGCCTGCTCGAGCGACTTGCGTGCGCCCGGCGCATCGTTCGCCACGATCTGCTGACGGGCGATAGCCAGTTGCGCTTCGGGCCGGTTCATGTCGTTCTTCAGCAGATCCTGCAGCACATGCAGGCCGCCGATACGATTCGGACCG
It encodes:
- the lolB gene encoding lipoprotein insertase outer membrane protein LolB, producing MLISNRSIRSAHWLAGWFHYFQAPRRAALGFAAAAVVTVSGLTGCASVTPRQPSTSNATTSVTAQTSRAYHGRFAVQYVDQNGAQRNAYGNFDWQEAGDTVTLQLRNPLGQTLAIVTSSPASASLELPNRQPLTADNVSTLMQNALGFALPVEGLRYWLQPSAAPTSRARTEQDPQDPAHLKEIVQDGWTINYVAYADAPATGLKRVNLSRQEPPLEIKLVLDQ
- a CDS encoding tetratricopeptide repeat protein gives rise to the protein MNLSFVKLFSKRPSRASRVPHAVSARRLLGAAALTVWALAALPGHAQDPSSDSDDNSVSIPDALGAQTPEDQKNLPDIALSSQIVFQVLAAEVALQRDQPAPAYQTYLALARDTHDPRMAQRATEIALAAQSPSDALAAAQLWQQYAPSSERAAQLDASLLVLSGKPDDAEPLLTRELAKVPEANRGSAILSLQLLLSRGPNRIGGLHVLQDLLKNDMNRPEAQLAIARQQIVANDAPGARKSLEQALALKPDYLPAALTLSQMGPEERKEGIASLEKYVQQNPKSHDARLALAQMYLASDRLDDAQAQFVEMHKDNANDLTPMMALALIAIQKKDYPTAQTYLQQYAQKAEKTTGADPGQAYIYLAQISLEQKNDAAAGDWLNKIAPTSQQYIPAQITRAQLLEKQNKPDDARKLLAGLRAPDPRDQALIDRTDAAILFDSKRYPEAEARLAQATADFPDDPDLTYDYAMAAEKNGHYDIMEAQLRRLIDTQPDNPQAYNALGYSLADRGVRLQEADKLIQKAASLAPNDAFIMDSVGWVKYRLGDTSDALTLLRKAYNLQPNAEIGAHLGEVLWKTGAQDQARDAWREARKLEPDNDTLLKTLARFQVNDL